The Campylobacter sp. RM10537 genome has a segment encoding these proteins:
- a CDS encoding cation diffusion facilitator family transporter has product MSLQKKATIIASMCALSLACIKFIVGLMSGSVAVLSSAIDSLMDFAISAFNFLALKKSTQRANENYNFGFSKIEALMGLLEGGFIVCVGIFIFYESILKIYYKKEIIDLNSSIFVMIFAIIITFFLILFLNYVAKKTKSLIIESDALHYRSDFLTNICTLIALILIYFTDLYIIDAIFGIVISLYTAFSAFKIIKKALSFLMDQALPKEQVDQICTLISKHPEIISYHELKTRRTPNCNYLSVHLVFCPIISLLNAHKISDEIENNVRLMFKDEKWDIQIHLDPYDDQEQERQRQ; this is encoded by the coding sequence ATGAGCTTGCAAAAAAAAGCTACTATAATTGCAAGTATGTGTGCTCTTAGTTTAGCTTGTATTAAATTTATAGTTGGTTTGATGAGTGGATCTGTTGCAGTGCTTTCAAGTGCAATTGATTCTTTAATGGATTTTGCAATTTCGGCATTTAATTTTTTGGCTTTAAAAAAAAGCACACAGAGGGCAAATGAAAATTATAATTTTGGCTTTTCTAAAATAGAAGCTTTAATGGGACTTCTTGAAGGAGGTTTTATTGTATGTGTAGGTATTTTTATTTTTTATGAAAGTATTTTGAAAATTTATTATAAAAAAGAAATTATAGACTTAAATTCAAGTATTTTTGTTATGATTTTTGCTATTATTATAACCTTTTTTCTAATTCTTTTTTTAAATTATGTAGCAAAAAAAACGAAAAGTCTAATTATAGAAAGTGATGCTTTGCATTATAGGAGCGATTTTTTAACCAATATTTGCACTTTAATCGCTTTAATACTTATTTATTTTACAGATTTATATATTATTGATGCTATTTTCGGGATAGTCATTAGTCTTTATACGGCTTTTTCTGCTTTTAAAATTATAAAAAAAGCTTTATCATTTTTAATGGATCAAGCTTTACCAAAAGAACAAGTTGATCAAATTTGTACTTTAATTTCTAAACATCCAGAGATTATTTCTTATCATGAGTTAAAAACAAGAAGAACGCCAAATTGTAATTATTTAAGTGTGCATTTGGTTTTTTGTCCTATAATTTCGCTTCTAAATGCGCATAAAATTTCAGATGAAATAGAAAATAACGTGCGTTTGATGTTTAAAGATGAAAAATGGGATATACAAATTCATTTAGATCCCTATGATGATCAAGAACAAGAAAGGCAAAGACAATGA
- a CDS encoding carbon-nitrogen hydrolase produces MKIALVQQKFHSSKEQTVKKTCEFIEEAVKKGAELVCLGELHQNEYFCQSENIAYFDYANNYEKDIEFWSNIAKKHNIVLLTSLFEKRSAGLYHNTAVVFEKNGNIAGKYRKMHIPDDPCFYEKFYFTPGDLGFKPIQTSVGKLGVLICWDQWYPEAARLMVLQGAEILIYPTAIGWFDKDEEEEKQKQLNAWLGVQKGHAIANGLFVAAINRVGFEKDLSGVEDGIRFWGNSFIFGPQGEELCLLDNENECVKVVEIDKTRSENVRRWWPFLRDRRIEYFHDLNKRFID; encoded by the coding sequence ATGAAAATAGCTCTTGTGCAGCAAAAATTTCACTCTAGCAAAGAACAAACAGTAAAAAAAACTTGTGAATTTATAGAAGAAGCAGTAAAAAAAGGGGCAGAACTTGTATGTTTAGGCGAGCTTCATCAAAATGAATATTTTTGCCAAAGTGAAAATATTGCTTATTTTGATTATGCCAATAATTATGAAAAAGATATTGAATTTTGGTCAAATATAGCCAAAAAACATAATATAGTTTTATTAACTTCTTTATTTGAAAAACGTAGTGCCGGACTTTATCACAATACAGCTGTTGTTTTTGAGAAAAACGGCAATATAGCTGGAAAGTATCGAAAAATGCATATACCTGATGATCCTTGCTTTTATGAGAAATTTTATTTTACGCCTGGAGATTTAGGTTTTAAACCAATTCAAACTAGTGTAGGTAAGCTCGGAGTATTAATTTGCTGGGATCAATGGTATCCTGAAGCAGCAAGGTTAATGGTTTTGCAAGGGGCTGAAATTCTTATTTATCCTACAGCTATTGGATGGTTTGATAAAGACGAAGAAGAAGAAAAACAAAAACAACTTAATGCTTGGTTGGGTGTTCAAAAAGGGCATGCTATTGCTAATGGTTTATTTGTTGCTGCGATCAATCGTGTTGGCTTTGAAAAAGATTTAAGTGGAGTAGAAGATGGAATAAGATTTTGGGGAAATTCTTTTATTTTTGGTCCTCAAGGAGAAGAGCTTTGTTTATTAGATAATGAAAATGAGTGTGTTAAAGTTGTAGAAATTGATAAAACAAGAAGTGAAAATGTAAGACGTTGGTGGCCATTTTTAAGAGATAGGCGTATAGAATATTTTCATGATTTAAATAAAAGATTTATTGATTAG
- a CDS encoding SH3 domain-containing C40 family peptidase, which yields MRYILVFFLLFFTACSFKNPINHSKEDKINSHYAKLEFKQSVNILPKFNQYINFNAKNYKKIFFKPWHSSFKNYKNQNLFWAFPIYLNPKNKYYFFNKQEIPISWFKKQIDNANIENIGQLNQKALIIQNTLLKNIPTQKAILKNPFLENEGFPFDYSNDAILNIATPVLISHYTKDKRYAFILSETGIGFVESKNLEIFSNSRAKIYEKLHFITPLKEKEVVFSEDHHFFFETRIGAIYPYYKQDKKYFYGKIGSKKYRILKKDVAKFPLKLNDSNLKNQLSQMLSLPYGWGGYNLERDCSLFTRDIFSAFGLYLPRNSRAQKNAFYHFNISMLNNAQKKDFLNQFGKAYTTLLYIPGHIMLYAGKIDNNDIVIHNIWGLRKGKTQRLIIGESAITSLEIGKKEILEKNLLLSRIKEISFIDLNQKEINEINSFLEKIKDLSNQ from the coding sequence ATGCGATATATTTTAGTTTTTTTTCTATTATTTTTTACAGCTTGTTCGTTTAAAAATCCCATAAATCATTCTAAAGAAGATAAAATAAACTCACATTATGCAAAATTGGAATTTAAACAAAGTGTTAATATATTGCCCAAATTTAATCAATACATTAATTTTAATGCTAAAAATTATAAAAAAATATTTTTTAAACCTTGGCACTCTTCTTTTAAAAATTATAAAAATCAAAATCTATTTTGGGCCTTTCCTATCTATCTAAATCCAAAAAATAAATATTATTTTTTTAATAAGCAAGAAATTCCAATCTCTTGGTTTAAAAAACAAATCGATAATGCTAATATAGAAAATATAGGTCAATTAAATCAAAAGGCCTTAATCATCCAAAATACCTTGCTTAAAAATATTCCTACTCAAAAAGCAATACTTAAAAATCCTTTTTTGGAAAATGAAGGCTTTCCATTTGACTACTCAAATGACGCAATTTTAAATATCGCTACACCTGTTTTAATCTCTCATTATACAAAAGATAAACGATATGCTTTTATATTAAGTGAAACTGGAATTGGTTTTGTAGAGAGTAAAAATTTAGAAATATTTTCCAACTCTAGAGCTAAAATTTATGAAAAACTTCATTTTATCACACCATTAAAAGAAAAAGAAGTGGTCTTTAGTGAAGATCATCATTTTTTCTTTGAAACTAGAATTGGTGCTATTTATCCATACTATAAACAAGATAAAAAATATTTTTATGGAAAAATTGGCTCTAAAAAATATAGAATTTTAAAAAAAGATGTTGCCAAATTTCCTTTAAAATTAAACGATAGTAATTTAAAAAACCAATTAAGCCAAATGCTTAGTTTGCCTTATGGATGGGGTGGATATAATCTAGAAAGAGATTGTTCTTTATTTACTCGTGATATATTTTCAGCTTTTGGACTTTATTTGCCAAGAAATTCAAGAGCACAAAAAAATGCTTTTTATCATTTTAATATTAGTATGCTAAATAATGCCCAAAAAAAAGATTTTTTAAATCAATTTGGAAAAGCTTATACAACCTTACTTTATATTCCAGGACATATTATGCTTTACGCCGGAAAAATTGACAATAATGATATAGTAATACATAATATATGGGGACTTAGAAAAGGAAAAACACAAAGACTTATTATAGGAGAAAGCGCAATTACTTCATTAGAAATAGGAAAAAAAGAAATTCTTGAAAAAAATCTATTACTTTCAAGAATAAAAGAAATAAGCTTTATTGATTTAAATCAAAAAGAAATTAATGAAATAAATAGTTTTTTAGAAAAAATAAAAGATTTATCTAATCAATAA
- a CDS encoding ATP-dependent DNA helicase, producing MLDKLEKILTNDNVFLSGGAGVGKSFLTNTLMKSYRKRGKFVVALGSSALSAFNIGGVTLHSFFCLGYCEDMIALSVFDRKQKEKIAKLNENLKKIDLIIIDEISMVSANIFEMIGFRIKNSRFDGKILVVGDFFQLPPVIKEKKETLFLNSYYAFSSFFWKELNFKNVKLSQPKRTQNLEFYRNLSLIRQGFLNENIIKQFKQMCIDTKELEKLEDDYTLLCGINKKANEINENKLNRLETPLVNFKAKIQKENKELEDDRLQNWIRGLNILEELKVKIGARIIFCINNWDKNYYNGEQGVIEDIIYDEDKIYISIVKNNGINIMLEPYIFFMEEIEQNNGELIVNTLASVSQFPIKLAYAITIHKSQGMSIEKLVCDIDHIFENGQLYVALSRAINPNTLKIYYTKGMKFENYFENILKFDFRVIEFYKTHLFFDLELENIIH from the coding sequence ATGCTTGATAAACTAGAAAAAATTTTAACCAATGATAATGTTTTTTTAAGTGGTGGTGCTGGAGTTGGAAAAAGTTTTTTGACTAATACTTTAATGAAATCTTACAGAAAAAGAGGTAAATTTGTAGTTGCTTTGGGATCTAGTGCGCTTTCTGCATTTAATATCGGTGGAGTTACCTTACATAGTTTTTTTTGTTTAGGTTATTGTGAAGATATGATAGCTTTAAGTGTTTTTGATCGCAAACAAAAGGAAAAAATCGCTAAACTAAATGAGAATTTAAAAAAAATTGATCTTATTATCATAGATGAAATTTCTATGGTAAGTGCTAATATTTTTGAAATGATAGGTTTTAGAATCAAAAATTCAAGATTTGATGGTAAAATCCTAGTTGTAGGGGATTTTTTTCAACTACCTCCAGTGATTAAAGAAAAAAAAGAGACGCTTTTTTTAAATTCTTATTATGCTTTTTCCTCTTTTTTTTGGAAAGAATTAAATTTTAAAAATGTTAAGCTTTCGCAACCTAAAAGAACTCAAAATTTAGAATTTTATAGAAATTTATCTTTAATAAGACAAGGTTTTTTAAATGAAAATATTATTAAACAATTTAAGCAAATGTGTATTGATACAAAGGAATTGGAAAAATTAGAGGATGATTATACTTTGCTTTGTGGGATTAATAAAAAAGCAAATGAAATCAATGAAAATAAACTCAATCGCCTAGAGACTCCTTTGGTAAATTTTAAGGCTAAAATTCAAAAAGAAAATAAAGAATTAGAAGATGATAGATTGCAAAATTGGATTAGGGGCTTAAATATCTTAGAAGAACTTAAAGTTAAAATTGGAGCTCGTATTATTTTTTGTATTAATAATTGGGATAAAAATTATTATAATGGAGAGCAAGGGGTTATTGAAGATATTATTTATGATGAGGATAAAATTTATATTAGCATTGTAAAAAATAATGGAATTAATATTATGCTTGAGCCTTATATTTTTTTTATGGAGGAAATTGAGCAAAATAATGGGGAATTGATTGTTAATACCTTAGCAAGTGTGAGTCAGTTTCCTATAAAATTAGCCTATGCCATTACCATACATAAGTCTCAAGGTATGAGTATTGAAAAATTAGTTTGCGATATAGATCATATTTTTGAAAATGGACAGCTTTATGTAGCATTATCGCGAGCGATTAACCCTAATACTTTAAAAATTTATTATACTAAAGGTATGAAATTTGAAAATTATTTTGAAAATATTTTAAAATTTGATTTTAGAGTGATTGAATTTTATAAAACTCATTTGTTTTTTGATTTAGAATTAGAAAATATAATCCATTAA
- the lolA gene encoding LolA-like outer membrane lipoprotein chaperone: MKKIFIFFLITMVKIWAIELDFNTYSSNFTQLVKSKNSTLRYSGYFIISKDKAFWEYTTPNKKEIYIDKNRVVIIEHDLEQAIFSKLENIPNLKQIFKNAKPISENKLLAKYEKVNYTIILDQEKIQSISYKDEFENDVTITLSNQIKNPKINPKIFEFKIPKNYDIVQ, from the coding sequence ATGAAAAAAATTTTTATATTTTTTTTAATTACTATGGTTAAAATTTGGGCTATTGAACTTGATTTTAACACTTATTCGAGTAATTTTACTCAGCTTGTCAAATCTAAAAATTCAACACTTCGCTATAGTGGATATTTTATCATAAGTAAAGATAAGGCCTTTTGGGAATACACTACACCTAATAAAAAAGAAATTTATATCGATAAAAATCGCGTTGTGATCATAGAACACGATTTAGAACAAGCAATCTTTTCAAAACTTGAAAATATACCCAACCTTAAACAAATTTTTAAAAATGCCAAACCAATATCAGAAAACAAGCTTTTAGCAAAATATGAAAAAGTTAATTACACTATTATCTTAGATCAAGAAAAAATTCAATCCATTTCCTATAAAGATGAATTTGAAAATGATGTAACAATAACTTTAAGCAATCAAATCAAAAATCCAAAAATCAATCCTAAAATTTTTGAATTTAAAATTCCAAAAAATTATGATATTGTTCAATAA
- the secA gene encoding preprotein translocase subunit SecA produces the protein MFLNALRAMFGTKNDREIKKYFKRVAQINMLEPKYQNLSDDELKAEFLKLKEQILTGEKEENEILNDVFAIVRETGKRTLNMRHFDVQLIGGMVLHEGKIAEMKTGEGKTLVATLPVVLNAMSGKGVHVVTVNDYLAKRDAEQMSAIYNFLGFSVGVVLSSENTDLEHKKAYDCDITYGTNNEFGFDYLRDNMKFSKAEKVQREHNFVIVDEVDSILIDEARTPLIISGPTNRTLDGYIKANEVAKKMKRGEAVLPPAKPEGDFIVDEKNRNILITEAGIAKAEKLFGVENLYSLDNAILAHQLDQALKAHNLFEKDIHYVVRNKEVIIVDEFTGRLSEGRRFSEGLHQALEAKENVKIQEESQTLADITFQNYFRMYKKLAGMTGTAQTEATEFSQIYNLDVISIPTNIPIKRQDKDDLIYKTQNEKFKAVIEEIKQANKKGQPVLVGTASIERSEVFHEMLVKERIPHHVLNAKNHEQEALIIQDAGKKGAVTIATNMAGRGVDIKIDDEVRALGGLYIIGTERHESRRIDNQLRGRAGRQGDPGISRFYLSVEDNLLRIFGGDRMKGIMDRLGIKEGEHIESRIVTRAVENAQKKVESLHFESRKHLLEYDDVANEQRKTIYRYRNELLDEEYDIKAKISQNIAEYSANVMNELMIDENNTEFNFETLKNKIFDECSTEIKESDFENLNAIEMQDKLSKILENSYHQKMEKLDKKELHNIERILYLQVLDNAWREHLYQMDILKTGIGLRGYNQKDPLVEYKKESYNLFLELVNRIKFDSIKLLFSVKFTQEEAKDLEDMASKENEKILENSVEIGVSEDGLDEPEFKKVPRNSPCPCGSGKKFKECHGKSGPKQGILA, from the coding sequence ATGTTTTTAAATGCTTTAAGAGCCATGTTTGGAACAAAAAATGATCGCGAAATAAAAAAATATTTTAAACGAGTGGCACAGATTAATATGCTTGAGCCTAAATATCAAAATTTAAGCGATGATGAGCTTAAAGCTGAATTTTTAAAATTAAAAGAGCAAATTCTTACAGGTGAAAAAGAAGAAAATGAAATTTTAAATGATGTTTTTGCTATAGTAAGAGAAACAGGAAAAAGAACGTTAAATATGCGTCATTTTGATGTGCAATTAATTGGAGGTATGGTTTTACACGAAGGCAAAATTGCAGAAATGAAAACAGGAGAGGGAAAAACCCTTGTAGCAACTTTACCAGTTGTTTTAAATGCCATGAGTGGAAAAGGCGTTCATGTGGTTACCGTAAATGATTATTTAGCAAAAAGAGATGCTGAACAAATGAGCGCAATTTATAATTTTCTAGGATTTAGCGTCGGGGTTGTGCTTTCATCTGAAAATACTGACTTAGAGCATAAAAAAGCTTATGATTGTGATATTACTTATGGAACAAATAATGAATTTGGTTTTGATTATTTAAGAGATAATATGAAATTTTCAAAAGCCGAGAAGGTCCAAAGAGAACATAATTTTGTAATTGTGGATGAGGTAGATAGTATTTTAATTGATGAAGCAAGAACACCTTTGATTATCAGCGGGCCTACTAATAGAACTTTGGATGGTTATATTAAAGCTAATGAAGTTGCAAAAAAAATGAAAAGAGGTGAGGCGGTATTACCTCCTGCTAAACCAGAAGGCGATTTTATAGTGGATGAAAAAAATAGAAATATTTTGATTACTGAAGCCGGAATTGCTAAGGCTGAAAAGCTTTTTGGTGTAGAGAATTTATATAGTTTAGATAATGCTATTTTGGCACATCAACTCGATCAAGCTTTGAAGGCGCATAATCTTTTTGAAAAAGATATACACTATGTTGTTAGAAATAAAGAAGTTATTATTGTTGATGAATTTACTGGGCGTTTGAGTGAAGGACGTCGTTTTAGCGAAGGTCTTCATCAGGCTTTAGAAGCTAAGGAAAATGTAAAAATTCAAGAAGAAAGTCAAACCTTAGCTGATATTACTTTTCAAAATTATTTTAGAATGTATAAAAAGCTTGCAGGTATGACAGGAACAGCACAAACTGAAGCTACTGAATTTTCTCAAATTTATAATTTAGATGTGATTTCAATCCCAACAAATATTCCTATAAAAAGACAAGATAAAGATGATTTAATCTATAAAACTCAAAATGAAAAATTTAAAGCTGTAATCGAAGAAATAAAACAAGCCAATAAAAAAGGACAGCCGGTTCTTGTAGGAACAGCGAGTATAGAAAGAAGTGAAGTATTTCATGAAATGCTTGTAAAAGAAAGAATTCCACACCATGTGTTAAATGCTAAAAATCATGAACAAGAAGCTTTAATCATACAAGATGCTGGAAAAAAAGGTGCTGTGACTATAGCTACAAATATGGCAGGACGTGGGGTTGATATCAAAATAGATGATGAAGTTAGAGCTTTAGGGGGACTTTATATTATAGGAACTGAAAGGCATGAAAGTCGCCGTATAGATAATCAACTTCGTGGTCGTGCTGGACGACAAGGCGATCCTGGAATTAGTCGTTTTTATCTTAGTGTAGAAGATAATTTATTGAGAATTTTTGGTGGCGATAGAATGAAAGGAATTATGGATCGCCTAGGTATAAAAGAAGGGGAGCATATAGAATCACGTATAGTAACAAGAGCGGTTGAAAATGCACAAAAAAAAGTAGAGAGTTTGCATTTTGAAAGTAGAAAGCATTTGTTAGAATATGATGATGTGGCTAATGAGCAAAGAAAAACAATTTATCGTTATCGTAATGAATTATTAGATGAAGAATATGATATAAAAGCTAAAATATCACAAAATATTGCTGAATATAGTGCTAACGTGATGAATGAGCTTATGATCGATGAAAATAATACCGAGTTTAATTTTGAAACTTTGAAAAATAAAATTTTTGATGAATGCTCTACTGAAATTAAAGAAAGCGATTTTGAAAATCTCAATGCCATTGAAATGCAAGACAAATTGAGTAAAATTTTGGAAAATTCTTATCATCAAAAAATGGAAAAATTAGATAAAAAAGAATTACACAATATTGAGCGTATTTTGTATTTGCAAGTTTTAGACAATGCTTGGAGAGAGCATTTGTATCAAATGGATATTTTAAAAACAGGTATAGGTCTTCGCGGATACAATCAGAAAGATCCTTTAGTGGAATATAAAAAAGAGAGCTATAATCTCTTTTTAGAGCTTGTTAATCGTATCAAATTTGATAGTATAAAACTTCTTTTTAGTGTTAAATTTACTCAAGAAGAAGCTAAAGATTTAGAAGATATGGCTAGTAAAGAAAATGAAAAAATTCTTGAAAATTCTGTGGAGATTGGAGTAAGTGAAGATGGGCTTGATGAGCCTGAATTTAAAAAAGTTCCTAGAAATTCACCTTGTCCTTGTGGAAGTGGCAAAAAATTTAAAGAATGCCATGGAAAAAGTGGTCCAAAACAAGGAATTTTAGCTTGA
- a CDS encoding ABC transporter permease encodes MNKSVLKYLLFKYLRFDKEQPFINLSMLLAFLGVCVGLCVLLVAMAIMNGFDKEFEKRFFVMNYPITIVSKFYAPVDDELVNELKKQFPKLLFSPYISTQVVAKGDNRFEGGVLFGVNFKDEVKINEIVAKAIKDQNLSGFDILLGSALVDEYGLSKNDMISLIFSNFNPSGFSLIPQTKRFKVKARFTSGLAFYDKAYMYTDVKALRKVLGMNENQGYDGIHVYSDDAFKDVEKIKNYLKDDYIVIGWWEQNKNFFSALKLEKRALFIVLMLIILVASLNIVSSLLMIVMNRRSEIALLFALGASKAEVKKSFFALGMLIGGSGMIVGILLAFIALWLLGNFDIVTLPADVYGTSKLPLDLSVMDFTLTVIGALLIIALSSFYPAKKATQINVLDTLRNE; translated from the coding sequence TTGAATAAAAGCGTTTTAAAATATTTACTTTTTAAATATTTAAGATTTGATAAAGAGCAACCTTTTATCAATTTATCTATGCTTTTAGCATTTTTAGGTGTGTGTGTAGGGCTTTGTGTCTTACTTGTAGCGATGGCTATCATGAATGGTTTTGATAAGGAATTTGAAAAACGTTTTTTTGTGATGAATTATCCTATTACCATTGTGTCAAAATTTTATGCTCCTGTTGATGATGAATTGGTTAATGAACTTAAAAAGCAATTTCCAAAATTGCTTTTTAGTCCTTATATCAGTACTCAAGTTGTTGCCAAAGGGGATAATCGCTTTGAAGGTGGAGTGCTTTTTGGTGTTAATTTTAAAGATGAAGTTAAGATCAATGAAATTGTTGCCAAGGCTATTAAAGATCAAAATTTAAGCGGTTTTGATATCCTTTTGGGATCGGCTTTGGTGGATGAGTATGGCTTATCTAAAAACGATATGATTTCACTTATTTTTTCAAATTTTAATCCTAGCGGTTTTTCTTTGATCCCACAAACTAAACGTTTTAAAGTAAAAGCTCGTTTTACTTCCGGACTTGCTTTTTATGATAAAGCTTATATGTATACTGATGTTAAAGCCTTAAGAAAAGTTCTTGGAATGAATGAAAATCAAGGTTATGATGGAATACATGTTTATAGTGATGATGCTTTTAAAGATGTGGAAAAAATAAAAAATTATTTAAAAGATGATTATATCGTTATAGGATGGTGGGAGCAAAATAAAAATTTCTTTTCAGCTTTAAAACTTGAAAAAAGGGCACTTTTTATAGTTTTGATGCTGATTATCTTGGTTGCAAGTTTAAATATAGTCAGTTCTCTTTTAATGATCGTTATGAATCGTCGTAGCGAAATCGCTCTTTTATTTGCTTTGGGCGCAAGCAAGGCAGAGGTTAAAAAAAGTTTTTTTGCTTTAGGGATGCTTATAGGCGGTAGTGGTATGATAGTGGGTATTTTACTTGCTTTTATCGCTTTGTGGCTTCTAGGAAATTTCGATATCGTTACCTTGCCGGCTGATGTTTATGGGACGAGTAAATTACCGCTTGATTTGTCGGTTATGGATTTTACTTTGACGGTTATAGGGGCTTTACTTATTATCGCTTTATCATCTTTTTATCCAGCCAAAAAAGCAACTCAAATCAATGTTTTAGATACTTTAAGGAATGAATAA
- a CDS encoding amino acid ABC transporter permease — protein sequence MFIQERKNFRPIKPLSKIAYLLNATLLLCLLTLFFYFSFKVSVYHFDFALLLEYKKTILNGFLNTLLISFFALGGSIFFGLVICFFSLSRFIVLRFFALFYIEIIRGTPLLVQVLLIYYIIANNLGFDNRYFVGIFILSLFSGAYLAEIFRSGILSIALIQIESARALGLSERQILFYVVFPQALKNILAPISGQLANLIKDSSLLSVIAVNELTQNVQEVNSYVFATLEGYIILAIAYLVLTLPIGLLSRYLERKYQK from the coding sequence TTGTTTATTCAAGAGCGTAAAAACTTTAGACCCATAAAACCACTTTCTAAAATAGCTTATTTATTAAATGCGACGCTTTTGCTTTGCCTTTTGACTTTATTTTTTTATTTTAGCTTTAAAGTGAGTGTTTATCATTTTGATTTTGCTTTATTGCTAGAATACAAAAAAACAATTTTAAATGGATTTTTAAATACTTTATTGATCAGCTTTTTTGCTTTAGGAGGTAGTATTTTTTTTGGTTTGGTGATTTGTTTTTTTAGCTTGAGTAGATTTATAGTGTTGAGATTTTTTGCTTTATTTTATATAGAAATCATTCGCGGAACGCCTTTGCTTGTTCAGGTGTTGTTGATTTATTATATTATTGCCAATAATTTAGGTTTTGATAATAGATATTTTGTAGGGATATTTATCCTTTCTTTGTTTTCTGGGGCGTATCTGGCTGAAATTTTTAGATCAGGAATTCTTAGCATTGCTTTGATCCAAATAGAAAGCGCAAGAGCTTTAGGATTAAGTGAAAGGCAAATTTTATTTTATGTGGTTTTTCCACAAGCTTTGAAAAATATCTTAGCTCCTATTAGCGGACAATTGGCTAATTTGATCAAGGATAGTTCTTTATTGAGTGTGATCGCTGTAAATGAATTAACACAAAATGTTCAAGAGGTTAATTCTTATGTTTTTGCTACGCTTGAGGGCTATATAATCTTAGCTATAGCTTATCTTGTATTAACCTTGCCGATCGGTTTATTGTCGCGTTATTTAGAAAGAAAATATCAAAAATGA
- a CDS encoding aminotransferase class V-fold PLP-dependent enzyme encodes MQISDLKQQIILKKGVLHFDFTASALALKCIEKQIAKILPTYANTHSDSSLNSFKTQQFYEQARDDIKKSLKLNKEFALIACGTGSSSAIKKFQELLGIYLPPLIKEKYFTQIQKDTLPLVIVGPYEHHSNELSFREGLCECIRIPLNKFGEIDFDFLEKTLESNKKRQIIASFSLASNVTGIISDYKRISDLVRKYKGIVAFDASSFIPYKNIACKYYDALFISSHKLIGGIGGSGLLVIKKNLCGNKPSFAAGGTVGYVSRTSQCYLCNEEILEEGGTPGILQLIRASLAFKIKDSLGISQIEKKDEELKKYFLKEIEKIPDLILYAKNLTYRLPIFSFNIKGISPYDLAYELSKTHHIETRAGCACAGPYGHDLLGLKDNQELKTKPGWLRVSLHYTHEKEDIDYFIKALKQSIKKLKF; translated from the coding sequence TTGCAAATTTCAGATTTAAAACAACAAATTATATTAAAAAAAGGCGTTTTGCATTTTGATTTTACTGCAAGTGCCTTAGCTTTAAAATGCATAGAAAAACAAATCGCTAAAATATTGCCAACCTATGCAAATACACATTCTGATAGCTCTTTAAATTCTTTTAAAACTCAACAATTTTATGAACAAGCTAGAGATGATATTAAAAAAAGTCTTAAACTAAATAAAGAATTTGCTCTTATTGCTTGCGGAACTGGATCTAGTAGCGCCATAAAAAAATTTCAAGAATTACTTGGAATTTATTTACCTCCATTGATAAAAGAAAAATATTTTACTCAAATACAAAAAGATACACTACCTTTGGTAATTGTCGGGCCTTATGAACATCATTCTAATGAATTATCCTTTAGGGAAGGCTTGTGTGAGTGCATAAGAATACCTTTGAATAAATTTGGAGAAATAGATTTTGATTTTTTAGAAAAAACTTTAGAAAGTAATAAAAAAAGACAAATTATCGCTAGTTTTTCCTTGGCTTCTAATGTAACTGGGATAATAAGTGATTACAAACGCATAAGTGATTTAGTACGTAAATACAAAGGCATAGTGGCATTTGATGCTTCTAGTTTTATCCCTTATAAAAATATAGCTTGTAAATATTATGATGCTTTGTTTATAAGCTCACATAAGCTCATTGGAGGTATTGGTGGTTCTGGACTTTTAGTCATCAAAAAAAATCTTTGCGGAAACAAGCCTAGCTTTGCAGCTGGTGGCACTGTAGGGTATGTTTCAAGAACTTCACAATGTTATCTTTGCAATGAAGAAATTTTAGAAGAAGGTGGAACTCCTGGAATTTTACAGCTTATCCGTGCTAGTTTAGCTTTTAAGATAAAGGATTCTTTAGGAATTTCCCAAATAGAAAAAAAAGATGAGGAATTAAAAAAATATTTTTTAAAGGAAATTGAAAAAATACCTGATTTGATCCTTTATGCTAAAAATTTAACCTATCGCTTACCTATTTTCTCTTTCAATATCAAAGGAATTTCTCCTTATGACCTTGCTTACGAATTAAGTAAAACTCATCATATTGAAACACGTGCAGGCTGTGCATGTGCTGGACCTTATGGACATGATTTGCTTGGTTTAAAGGATAATCAAGAACTTAAAACAAAACCAGGATGGTTAAGGGTTAGTTTGCATTATACACATGAAAAAGAAGATATTGATTATTTTATAAAAGCTCTAAAGCAAAGTATAAAAAAACTTAAATTCTAA